The proteins below come from a single Oscillospiraceae bacterium genomic window:
- a CDS encoding cyclic-di-AMP receptor: MKLLLCIVSNDDSSAVQAALTSEGYFTTKLSSTGGFLKAGNTTFLIGAENADVDKIISIIGKYSKRRKTVLPSSMPTTVYSGAPMNTGSAPIEVSIGGATVFVLNIERFEKM, encoded by the coding sequence ATGAAGCTGCTGCTCTGTATCGTCTCAAACGACGACAGTTCCGCCGTGCAGGCGGCATTGACCTCCGAGGGCTATTTCACCACCAAACTGTCCTCGACCGGCGGTTTTCTGAAGGCCGGAAATACCACCTTTTTGATCGGCGCGGAAAATGCCGACGTCGATAAAATCATCTCGATTATCGGTAAATACAGCAAACGCCGCAAGACCGTGCTGCCCAGCTCCATGCCGACCACCGTCTATTCCGGTGCTCCGATGAACACCGGCTCGGCTCCGATAGAGGTCTCGATCGGCGGTGCGACAGTCTTTGTTCTGAACATCGAACGCTTTGAAAAAATGTAA
- a CDS encoding AAA family ATPase: protein MLAEHFAGNKATVSRLEHLVASGRMPHAVLLAGESGTGKSMLARLLAETAVCRNADKPCGVCTGCKKAQSGSHPDIRIYNDAEAFKKKEDIPQFKSELYLIPNEAETKVYIIEDAWDVSPEVSNALLKALEDPPQRTLFILTSPSRAKLLPTIRSRLTEFLLTPVDPEIAAPFVAKDANCGLGKAGETAALFGGNIGKAVRYLTDDHFAADISLIKSILEASITPGSYELNLLLQSLCSRKRPEITEFLDLLFDRTCSALSAKQNKKAAAGVPEGFELKISTGRLVKICDAIDDCRNYLDANGSMTAIMLLLAAQMRS, encoded by the coding sequence ATGTTAGCCGAACATTTTGCCGGCAATAAAGCGACCGTCTCCCGACTCGAACATCTCGTCGCCTCGGGCAGAATGCCGCACGCGGTTTTGCTCGCCGGCGAAAGCGGAACCGGCAAATCAATGCTTGCGCGGCTGCTTGCGGAAACCGCCGTCTGCAGGAATGCAGACAAGCCCTGCGGAGTTTGTACGGGTTGTAAAAAAGCGCAGTCCGGGTCGCACCCGGACATTCGCATTTATAACGATGCAGAAGCCTTTAAAAAAAAGGAAGATATTCCTCAATTCAAATCCGAACTCTATCTGATCCCGAACGAAGCCGAGACCAAGGTCTATATTATCGAAGACGCCTGGGACGTCAGCCCCGAAGTTTCAAATGCGCTTTTAAAAGCGCTGGAAGACCCGCCTCAGCGCACGCTGTTCATTCTGACCTCGCCGTCGCGCGCGAAACTGCTGCCGACCATTCGTTCGAGGCTTACCGAGTTTCTGCTTACTCCGGTCGACCCTGAAATTGCGGCTCCGTTTGTCGCCAAAGACGCAAACTGCGGGCTTGGAAAAGCCGGGGAGACCGCCGCTTTGTTCGGCGGAAACATCGGGAAAGCCGTTCGATATCTTACAGACGATCATTTCGCCGCCGATATCAGCCTTATCAAATCCATTCTGGAGGCATCGATTACGCCGGGTTCCTATGAATTGAACCTGTTGCTGCAGTCACTGTGCAGCCGCAAGCGCCCTGAGATCACCGAGTTTTTGGACCTGTTGTTTGACCGAACCTGCTCGGCGCTCTCCGCCAAACAAAATAAAAAGGCGGCTGCGGGCGTACCGGAGGGTTTTGAACTCAAGATCTCAACCGGCCGTCTTGTCAAAATTTGTGATGCCATCGACGACTGCAGAAACTATCTCGATGCCAACGGCAGCATGACTGCGATCATGCTTTTGCTGGCAGCCCAAATGCGTTCATAA
- a CDS encoding stage 0 sporulation family protein, whose amino-acid sequence MPKYAGVRFQNGGKVYHFLAGDLPVRSGDHVIVETAHGPEYGEAATDALDFEPGGNVEPTKEIVRIATDTDAKQDAQNRKKEADAFKICEQKITNHKLEMKLIEVNYNFDGSKIIFFFTADGRVDFRELVKDLASAFRTRIELRQIGVRDEAKMLGGFGVCGKPFCCATFLSDFQPVSIKMAKEQGLSMNPAKISGACGRLMCCLKYEQNAYEDLQKITPRPGSTVDTPDGTGCVTESSLLKSTVKVRLDRTPDVLPKQYSVSDVKLLRPARPPREEVPKELEELSDH is encoded by the coding sequence ATGCCCAAATACGCAGGAGTGCGTTTTCAAAACGGCGGAAAGGTCTATCACTTTCTCGCCGGAGACCTGCCGGTCAGGAGCGGTGACCACGTGATCGTCGAGACCGCGCATGGCCCCGAGTATGGCGAAGCCGCCACCGATGCGCTCGATTTCGAACCCGGCGGAAACGTCGAACCCACAAAAGAAATTGTGCGAATCGCAACCGACACCGATGCCAAACAAGACGCACAAAACCGAAAAAAAGAGGCCGACGCCTTTAAAATCTGCGAGCAGAAGATCACCAACCACAAACTCGAGATGAAGCTGATCGAGGTCAATTACAACTTCGACGGCAGCAAGATCATCTTCTTTTTTACCGCCGACGGCCGCGTCGATTTCCGTGAACTCGTCAAGGACCTCGCCTCGGCTTTCCGCACCCGAATCGAGCTGCGCCAGATCGGCGTGCGCGACGAGGCCAAGATGCTCGGTGGGTTCGGGGTCTGCGGAAAGCCGTTTTGCTGTGCCACGTTTTTAAGCGATTTCCAACCGGTCTCGATCAAGATGGCAAAGGAACAGGGGCTCTCGATGAACCCCGCCAAAATTTCCGGCGCCTGCGGGCGGCTGATGTGCTGTCTCAAATATGAGCAGAACGCCTATGAGGATCTCCAGAAAATCACGCCGCGCCCCGGTTCCACGGTCGATACGCCCGACGGCACGGGCTGCGTCACCGAATCTTCGCTGCTGAAGAGTACCGTCAAGGTGCGGCTCGACCGCACACCCGACGTCCTGCCCAAGCAATACAGCGTCTCGGACGTCAAGCTGCTTCGCCCGGCTCGTCCCCCGCGCGAAGAAGTCCCCAAAGAACTCGAAGAACTCTCGGATCATTGA
- a CDS encoding 4Fe-4S binding protein produces MPYTISDECIKCGACESECPVSAIKEGDKKYVINPDECISCGACAGVCPVNAPKEQ; encoded by the coding sequence ATGCCTTATACCATCAGTGACGAATGCATCAAGTGCGGCGCCTGTGAGAGCGAATGCCCGGTCAGCGCCATCAAAGAGGGCGACAAAAAGTATGTCATCAACCCGGATGAATGCATCTCCTGCGGCGCCTGCGCGGGTGTTTGCCCGGTCAATGCCCCCAAAGAACAATAA
- a CDS encoding methyltransferase, which yields MRREPLSDSIFVCSDKTVTYGVNAFLLARFSVPRENELALDLCAGCGIVSLLWARDGDCRNITALELLPKAAELAREGVLLSMIEDHVSVLCADLRDYKALFSPSWFDLIAVNPPFYQVGAGTISPNPERAFARSDQTAALDNICKAASYLLKSNGRLTVCIRPDRAEELKTLLQASGITPTRQQYIRHDSEKKPFLVLFEGKKGSGELSRLSDFFLYQGRKPTEDYLNIYETYRK from the coding sequence ATGAGAAGAGAACCTCTCTCCGACTCGATTTTCGTCTGTTCGGACAAAACCGTTACTTACGGCGTCAACGCCTTCTTACTGGCGCGGTTTTCGGTACCGCGGGAAAACGAACTCGCCCTTGACCTCTGCGCCGGATGCGGCATCGTCTCATTGCTCTGGGCGCGGGACGGGGACTGCCGAAATATCACCGCGCTTGAATTGCTGCCTAAAGCCGCCGAGCTCGCGCGCGAAGGTGTGCTGTTATCCATGATCGAAGACCATGTTTCGGTGCTCTGCGCCGACCTGCGCGATTATAAAGCTCTGTTTTCTCCCTCGTGGTTTGATCTGATTGCGGTCAACCCGCCTTTTTATCAGGTCGGTGCGGGAACAATCAGCCCCAATCCCGAACGGGCGTTCGCTCGCAGCGACCAAACCGCTGCCCTCGACAACATCTGCAAAGCAGCATCCTATCTGCTAAAATCAAATGGCCGCCTGACAGTTTGTATTCGGCCCGATCGGGCCGAAGAACTCAAAACTCTCCTGCAAGCGTCCGGAATCACCCCAACCCGTCAACAATATATACGGCATGACTCCGAAAAAAAGCCGTTTCTCGTGTTGTTCGAGGGTAAAAAGGGCAGCGGAGAACTCAGCCGACTATCCGATTTTTTTCTTTACCAAGGCCGAAAACCCACCGAAGATTACTTAAACATCTATGAAACATATAGGAAGTGA
- the rsmI gene encoding 16S rRNA (cytidine(1402)-2'-O)-methyltransferase, giving the protein MAGTLFITATPIGNLGDIGERALKTLSEVDFIAAEDTRVTLKLLSHFGISKPVVSYHEHNKFIAGKQITERLKNGESCALVTDAGMPAVSDPGCELVAACRTENIPVTVIPGASAVVCAVALSGFSKKRFSFEGFLPASGKERIDALSRASGYEGVVVFYEAPHRLQKTLCDLYDSFGDIPTVLVKEISKIYETVIPGKLFDFRSGYEDVRGEYVIVLENTPETKTEDPAVFALELTAIGVSASDAAKYAAKKLGVKKNEIYARILNRNKK; this is encoded by the coding sequence ATGGCCGGAACATTATTTATCACCGCGACGCCGATCGGAAACCTCGGCGACATCGGAGAGCGCGCTTTGAAAACGCTGTCCGAAGTTGATTTTATCGCTGCCGAGGACACCCGCGTCACATTAAAACTGCTCTCGCATTTCGGAATTTCCAAGCCGGTCGTCAGCTATCACGAACATAATAAATTTATCGCCGGAAAACAGATCACAGAGCGTTTGAAAAACGGCGAGTCCTGCGCTTTGGTCACCGATGCGGGTATGCCCGCGGTCAGCGATCCCGGCTGTGAGCTCGTTGCCGCCTGCCGTACAGAAAATATCCCGGTCACTGTCATCCCCGGCGCTTCGGCTGTCGTCTGCGCGGTGGCTCTTTCCGGTTTTTCGAAAAAACGCTTTTCGTTCGAGGGCTTTTTGCCTGCTTCGGGCAAAGAGCGCATAGACGCGCTTTCCCGTGCCTCCGGTTATGAAGGCGTCGTAGTTTTTTATGAGGCTCCGCACCGACTGCAAAAGACCTTATGTGATCTGTATGATTCGTTCGGAGATATACCCACTGTCCTCGTCAAAGAGATCTCTAAAATTTATGAGACGGTCATCCCGGGTAAACTGTTCGATTTTCGCAGCGGTTACGAAGATGTGCGCGGTGAATATGTAATCGTGCTCGAAAACACCCCCGAAACGAAAACCGAAGACCCGGCTGTGTTCGCGCTCGAATTGACCGCCATCGGAGTCTCTGCCTCCGACGCCGCAAAATACGCCGCTAAAAAGCTCGGAGTCAAAAAGAACGAAATTTACGCCCGTATCTTAAATAGAAACAAAAAATAA
- a CDS encoding pyridoxamine kinase encodes MAQKRAVTIQDISCFGKCSLTVALPIISAAGVEIAAIPTAVLSTHTGGFTGYTYRDLTDDITPIAAHWKSLGLKFDAIYTGYLGSFEQLRLMGEFFDSFKGSGIVMIDPVMADNGILYGGFSPDFPAGMAKLCVKADLIVPNLTEAAFMLGEKFVGDTYDRAYIETLLKKLSGLGPKQVVLTGISFAPDKLGAACYDTDTGKVDYYFNERVPGYFHGTGDVFASALLSAVLRGKTLPEAIKIATEFTLESIKRTAAAKTEPRNGVDFEESLPNFIKALNA; translated from the coding sequence ATGGCACAAAAAAGAGCCGTTACCATTCAAGATATCTCCTGCTTCGGAAAGTGTTCGCTGACCGTCGCGCTGCCGATCATCTCGGCTGCGGGCGTCGAGATTGCGGCGATTCCGACCGCGGTACTCTCGACCCACACCGGCGGATTCACCGGCTATACCTATCGTGACCTCACCGACGACATCACGCCGATCGCCGCCCACTGGAAATCGCTCGGTCTCAAGTTTGACGCAATCTACACGGGTTATCTCGGCTCGTTTGAACAATTGCGCTTAATGGGCGAGTTCTTTGATTCCTTTAAGGGGAGCGGCATCGTGATGATCGACCCGGTCATGGCCGACAACGGCATTTTATACGGCGGCTTCTCGCCCGATTTTCCTGCCGGGATGGCCAAGCTCTGCGTCAAAGCTGATCTGATCGTCCCGAACCTCACCGAAGCGGCATTTATGCTCGGTGAAAAGTTTGTCGGCGACACCTACGACCGCGCTTATATCGAGACCCTGTTAAAAAAGCTTTCCGGGCTCGGCCCGAAACAGGTCGTTTTGACCGGCATCAGCTTTGCACCGGACAAACTCGGTGCCGCCTGCTATGACACCGACACCGGAAAAGTCGATTATTATTTCAACGAGCGTGTGCCCGGTTACTTCCACGGCACCGGCGACGTGTTCGCTTCGGCGCTGCTCTCGGCGGTACTGCGCGGCAAAACCCTTCCCGAAGCCATCAAAATCGCCACCGAATTTACACTCGAGAGCATCAAGCGCACCGCCGCTGCAAAGACCGAACCCCGCAACGGCGTCGACTTCGAGGAATCGCTCCCGAACTTCATCAAAGCACTGAATGCATAA
- a CDS encoding cation-transporting P-type ATPase, whose amino-acid sequence METLNVNGKEGSSGPTKEIAELLVNEVYSAMETGPSGLSKAEAENRLKKYGANTIREVKGKPLIVRFLSNFVHLMAILLWVGGIVGFIAKMPELGIAIWMVNIINGVFSFMQEFRAEKATAVLKKMLPSYAHVIRDGEEQRILAEDLVPGDLILLAEGDKISADARLIDESDLKADQSTLTGESHSVSKTREAVFRKDISHLEMPNIVFAGTNVASGTGKAVVFSTAMNTEFGKIANLTQSQKEEISPLQAELAKVTKQVSFMAVSIGVFFFIASIFLAKANLAESFIFGMGMIVAFIPEGLLPTVTLSLAMGVQRMAKKNALVKRLSAVETLGCTTVICTDKTGTLTQNEMTVNDIWTVDRQYKVTGVGYAPEGKILDSEMKPLQKDDNGLRQLLICAGLCNNSRLVPPENSSGRWTVLGDPTEACLLVAAQKGGINLSDELRRTPRLRELPFESNRKRMSTIHQSDSAEKAAYIKGAPKEVLELCTRLSSNGQEKPMDNAMRERIMEANDRYARNGLRVLAVAIRKINAETGLPAGLSAYTPELVEQDMVFLGLIAMMDPPRPEVSEAVEKCRHAGIRIIMITGDYGLTAESIARRIGIVKGDKVRILTGIELEKISDDELQKDLQDEIIFARVAPDQKLRVVSALQRMGNVVAVTGDGVNDSPALKKADIGVAMGITGTDVAKEAADMILTDDNFASIVSAIEEGRAVYNNIRKFAIYILNSNTPEAVPCIFYLFSGGAIPLPLTVMQVLAIDLGTDMVPAIALGTELPEEGIMNRPPRKKTEHLLNKKVFLRAFLWYGMLESAAAMLAFFYQNWLHGWPASPMATSGTPYMLATTMTLAAIVFCQIGVVFNCRTDLASVFKVGIFKNRMVLVGIGVELTLLAALSYVPFLHNLFNTAPLGLRDFAFLIVLPPLMLFLEELRKAVLRKKERRITASYKNIN is encoded by the coding sequence ATGGAAACATTGAATGTAAACGGAAAAGAAGGCAGCAGCGGCCCGACAAAAGAGATTGCCGAACTTCTGGTCAATGAGGTCTATTCCGCAATGGAAACCGGTCCGTCGGGACTGTCCAAAGCGGAGGCCGAAAATCGCCTGAAGAAATACGGCGCCAACACGATCCGGGAAGTGAAAGGCAAACCGCTGATTGTCAGATTCCTGTCAAATTTTGTACATCTCATGGCAATCTTGCTTTGGGTCGGCGGAATTGTGGGCTTTATCGCTAAAATGCCGGAACTCGGAATTGCCATTTGGATGGTCAACATCATCAACGGCGTATTCAGCTTTATGCAGGAGTTTCGCGCTGAAAAAGCCACCGCGGTATTAAAAAAGATGCTGCCGTCTTATGCCCACGTCATCCGCGACGGCGAGGAGCAGCGGATTCTCGCCGAAGATTTGGTGCCCGGAGACCTCATCCTGCTTGCGGAGGGCGATAAAATCTCGGCGGACGCGCGTCTCATCGATGAGAGCGATCTCAAGGCCGACCAATCCACGCTTACCGGCGAATCTCACTCCGTCAGCAAGACGAGAGAAGCGGTTTTCCGCAAAGACATCTCCCACTTGGAAATGCCCAATATCGTTTTTGCCGGGACGAACGTCGCTTCCGGAACGGGGAAAGCGGTTGTATTTTCCACCGCAATGAATACCGAATTCGGTAAAATCGCAAACCTCACACAAAGTCAAAAAGAAGAGATCAGCCCTCTTCAGGCCGAGCTTGCCAAAGTTACAAAACAGGTCTCGTTCATGGCTGTAAGTATCGGTGTTTTCTTCTTTATTGCCTCGATTTTTCTCGCAAAAGCCAACCTTGCGGAGAGCTTTATCTTCGGAATGGGCATGATCGTCGCATTTATTCCGGAGGGCTTATTGCCCACCGTGACACTGTCGCTTGCGATGGGCGTTCAGCGGATGGCCAAGAAAAATGCCCTTGTCAAACGGCTTTCGGCAGTGGAAACCCTCGGCTGCACCACGGTGATCTGTACGGATAAAACCGGCACTCTGACGCAGAATGAAATGACCGTCAACGACATCTGGACGGTGGACAGGCAATATAAAGTGACCGGAGTCGGTTATGCGCCCGAGGGGAAAATCCTGGACAGCGAGATGAAGCCGCTGCAAAAAGACGATAACGGCCTCCGTCAGCTCTTAATTTGCGCCGGACTTTGCAACAATTCCCGGCTGGTCCCGCCGGAGAATTCCTCCGGCCGCTGGACCGTTCTCGGCGATCCGACCGAGGCCTGCCTGCTGGTCGCCGCGCAAAAGGGCGGCATAAACCTCAGCGACGAACTTCGCCGTACGCCGCGCCTGCGGGAACTTCCCTTTGAATCGAACCGCAAACGCATGTCGACGATTCACCAATCCGATTCGGCCGAAAAGGCCGCGTATATTAAAGGCGCGCCGAAAGAGGTGCTTGAACTCTGCACACGGTTGTCTTCCAACGGACAGGAAAAGCCGATGGATAACGCGATGCGTGAACGCATCATGGAAGCCAACGACCGTTATGCGCGCAACGGCCTCCGCGTCCTCGCGGTCGCAATCCGAAAAATCAACGCCGAAACCGGCCTTCCCGCAGGATTGAGCGCCTATACGCCCGAGCTTGTGGAACAGGACATGGTATTTCTCGGATTGATCGCAATGATGGATCCTCCGCGTCCGGAGGTCTCCGAAGCCGTCGAAAAATGCCGCCATGCCGGGATCCGCATCATCATGATTACCGGCGACTACGGCCTCACAGCGGAGAGCATTGCCCGCAGAATCGGCATTGTTAAAGGCGATAAAGTTCGAATTTTGACAGGCATCGAGCTTGAAAAAATCAGCGACGACGAGCTTCAAAAAGACCTTCAGGACGAGATCATCTTCGCCCGTGTCGCCCCGGATCAAAAGCTGCGCGTTGTTTCGGCGCTTCAGAGAATGGGCAATGTCGTCGCGGTCACCGGAGACGGTGTAAACGACTCCCCGGCGCTCAAAAAGGCCGATATCGGTGTCGCGATGGGCATCACCGGCACCGACGTCGCAAAAGAAGCCGCGGACATGATCCTGACCGACGACAATTTCGCGTCTATTGTCAGCGCGATTGAAGAAGGCCGCGCGGTCTATAACAATATCCGTAAATTTGCGATTTACATCCTCAACAGCAATACACCTGAAGCCGTGCCCTGCATTTTCTATCTGTTCTCAGGCGGAGCCATTCCGCTGCCGCTGACGGTCATGCAGGTGCTTGCAATCGACCTCGGAACCGATATGGTCCCCGCCATCGCTCTCGGAACCGAGCTGCCCGAAGAGGGGATTATGAACCGGCCTCCGCGAAAAAAAACGGAGCACTTGCTCAATAAAAAAGTGTTTTTACGCGCGTTCCTTTGGTACGGTATGCTTGAATCGGCAGCCGCAATGCTTGCTTTCTTCTATCAAAACTGGCTGCACGGCTGGCCTGCATCCCCGATGGCAACTTCCGGAACACCCTATATGCTGGCCACGACCATGACACTCGCCGCGATTGTCTTCTGCCAGATCGGCGTGGTGTTTAACTGCAGAACGGACTTGGCTTCGGTATTCAAAGTCGGAATCTTTAAAAACCGCATGGTGTTGGTCGGTATCGGAGTCGAACTGACCCTGCTCGCGGCCCTGTCCTATGTCCCGTTCCTGCATAATCTGTTCAACACGGCGCCTCTCGGCCTTCGCGACTTTGCTTTCCTCATCGTACTGCCCCCGCTGATGTTATTCTTGGAAGAACTTCGGAAAGCGGTGCTCCGCAAAAAAGAAAGGCGTATTACCGCCTCGTATAAAAATATCAATTAG
- a CDS encoding TrkA family potassium uptake protein encodes MKAIIVGCGRMGAGLAQTLVKNGHTVTVIDLDPMAFERLPASFSGNKVVGIGFDRDVLAKAGIERADGLAAVTESDEANAVIARMASLIFRVPKVVARLYDRRKAEIYKRLGIQTIDPSTWGINRIYDLLCYSQLNAVTSFGSGDVDIVEVEVPILMAGHTVRDLTASGEFVVISITRNNKTFLPTLGTVFEKRDLLNIAVSAASSERLKTLLGLA; translated from the coding sequence ATGAAAGCGATTATTGTAGGATGCGGGCGAATGGGCGCAGGACTTGCCCAAACCCTCGTAAAGAACGGGCACACCGTCACGGTGATCGACCTTGATCCCATGGCTTTTGAACGCCTGCCCGCTTCGTTTTCAGGCAACAAGGTCGTCGGTATCGGATTCGACCGTGATGTGCTTGCCAAAGCCGGTATCGAAAGGGCCGACGGACTCGCCGCAGTCACCGAAAGCGACGAAGCGAACGCCGTCATCGCCCGCATGGCCAGTTTAATCTTCAGAGTGCCGAAGGTCGTCGCGCGTCTGTATGACAGGCGAAAAGCTGAAATCTACAAGCGCCTCGGAATTCAAACCATCGATCCTTCCACCTGGGGAATCAACCGCATTTACGACCTGTTGTGCTATTCTCAGCTGAATGCCGTCACCAGTTTCGGAAGCGGTGATGTGGATATCGTGGAGGTTGAGGTTCCGATCCTGATGGCGGGACATACCGTACGGGACCTTACGGCCTCGGGTGAGTTCGTCGTGATTTCGATCACCAGAAACAACAAGACCTTTCTTCCCACCCTCGGAACTGTTTTCGAAAAGCGGGATCTTTTGAACATCGCCGTTTCGGCGGCGTCGAGCGAACGGCTGAAAACGCTGCTCGGTTTGGCGTAA
- a CDS encoding TrkA family potassium uptake protein, with the protein MNIIIVGGGQVGSYLAALLVKDNNKVTLVEERQKQLTLLNNEFKGVNIIAGGFTDPAVLEKAGIEKADVVVAVTAKDETNLVVSTLAKFEFGVGRVIARVNNPKNNWIFTPEMGVDVGLNQADLMAHIVAEEMSLGDMMTLMKLNKGKHSLIQEKVHPKSPAVGKSLRDLGLPVECVLCAVIRDSNLIIPRGDTVLEANDEILAVSHVSKIKTLAAFLAPKE; encoded by the coding sequence ATGAACATTATTATCGTAGGCGGCGGACAAGTCGGCTCCTATCTTGCAGCCCTGCTCGTAAAAGACAACAATAAAGTTACCTTGGTCGAAGAACGGCAAAAACAGCTTACCCTTTTAAACAACGAGTTTAAAGGCGTAAACATCATCGCCGGCGGCTTCACCGATCCGGCAGTCCTTGAAAAAGCCGGTATCGAAAAAGCAGATGTCGTCGTTGCGGTCACCGCAAAGGACGAGACCAATTTGGTTGTGTCCACTCTTGCAAAATTCGAATTCGGCGTCGGGCGAGTGATTGCGCGCGTGAACAATCCGAAAAACAACTGGATTTTTACCCCCGAAATGGGTGTCGACGTCGGCCTCAACCAGGCCGATTTAATGGCTCACATCGTGGCCGAAGAGATGTCACTCGGCGACATGATGACGTTGATGAAGCTGAATAAAGGCAAACACTCTCTGATTCAGGAAAAAGTCCATCCCAAATCCCCCGCTGTCGGAAAATCTCTTCGGGATCTCGGTCTGCCGGTCGAATGCGTTCTCTGTGCGGTTATCCGCGATTCAAACCTGATTATCCCGCGCGGAGATACCGTGCTTGAAGCAAATGACGAAATTCTCGCGGTCTCCCATGTGTCGAAGATCAAAACGCTTGCTGCGTTTCTTGCGCCGAAGGAATAA
- a CDS encoding response regulator transcription factor → MYKIFIVEDDPTISKLMGRVLEKWGFAVGCVSEFSAVLAEFRAAAPHLVVMDVSLPFYNGYYWCEQIRRESKVPILFVSSHTDNMDAIMAVNLGGDDYITKPFAPELLIAKINALLRRAYSYTAEPPALEARGALLCADGALSYNGQKIELSKNEFRILKILIEHKNQIVSREALMKALWESEDFIDDNTLTVNINRMRKKLSDGGLDDLISTRKGEGYLIHD, encoded by the coding sequence GTGTATAAAATCTTCATCGTCGAAGACGACCCCACCATTTCAAAATTGATGGGCAGAGTACTTGAAAAATGGGGATTTGCCGTCGGTTGTGTTTCGGAGTTCTCGGCGGTGCTGGCCGAATTCCGGGCTGCTGCCCCTCATCTCGTCGTGATGGACGTCTCGCTGCCGTTTTATAACGGCTATTACTGGTGCGAGCAGATCCGCCGCGAATCCAAAGTGCCGATTTTGTTCGTCTCGTCCCACACCGATAACATGGATGCGATCATGGCAGTAAACTTGGGCGGCGACGATTACATAACCAAGCCTTTCGCGCCCGAACTGCTGATTGCGAAAATCAACGCGTTACTGCGAAGAGCATACAGCTATACCGCAGAGCCGCCCGCCCTCGAAGCGCGCGGCGCTCTGCTTTGTGCCGACGGTGCGCTGTCTTATAACGGTCAAAAAATCGAGCTCTCAAAAAACGAATTTCGTATTTTAAAAATTTTAATCGAACATAAAAATCAGATCGTCTCCCGCGAAGCGTTAATGAAAGCGCTCTGGGAGTCCGAAGACTTTATCGATGACAACACCCTGACGGTCAACATCAACCGCATGCGTAAAAAGTTGTCTGACGGCGGCCTTGACGACTTGATTTCGACACGCAAGGGCGAGGGGTATCTGATCCATGATTAG
- a CDS encoding sensor histidine kinase: MIRKYLRFRRFALLLWLVAEIFISAVTWLAGFKSEYILYTFLISAFTILCICIFDFLNFRVKIKTLIDIRENLSDVQHNLPEPSEVISAEYTEIIISLYELLRLERDAHSETLGAQIDYYTAWLHQIKTPIAAMRLAIDADGADAQSAVPILTAELFKIERYVDMALQYAKIGRLESDLVLASCDLDALVLSCIKKYSTLFIQKNLTVSFEKTGFVVVTDEKWLAFILEQILSNAVKYTEKGGVKIRLENRSLAVEDTGIGIRSDDVDRIFEKGYTGYNGRYDRRASGLGLFMAKTIANELNLTLSAGRNRKTGAKLMIGLEKVIKEP; encoded by the coding sequence ATGATTAGAAAATATCTTCGTTTCCGCCGGTTCGCCCTGTTGCTTTGGCTTGTCGCCGAAATTTTTATCTCCGCCGTCACATGGTTGGCCGGTTTCAAGTCCGAGTATATTTTATATACCTTCTTGATTTCCGCTTTCACGATTCTGTGCATCTGTATTTTTGACTTTCTCAATTTTCGTGTAAAAATTAAGACGCTGATCGACATCCGTGAAAATCTCTCGGATGTGCAGCATAATCTGCCCGAACCGTCCGAAGTCATCAGTGCCGAATACACCGAGATCATCATCTCTTTATACGAACTTTTGCGCCTTGAACGCGACGCACACAGCGAGACCTTAGGCGCACAGATCGACTATTACACCGCCTGGCTTCATCAGATTAAAACTCCGATTGCCGCTATGCGTCTTGCGATTGACGCTGATGGTGCCGATGCGCAAAGCGCCGTCCCGATTCTGACCGCGGAATTGTTCAAGATCGAACGGTATGTTGATATGGCGCTGCAATATGCCAAAATCGGACGGCTGGAGAGCGACCTCGTGCTTGCGTCCTGTGACCTCGATGCGTTGGTGTTGTCCTGCATCAAAAAATATTCAACCCTCTTTATACAAAAAAATCTGACCGTCAGCTTTGAAAAAACCGGTTTTGTCGTAGTAACTGATGAAAAGTGGCTGGCATTTATCCTGGAACAGATTTTATCCAATGCCGTCAAATACACCGAAAAAGGCGGCGTCAAAATCCGCCTTGAAAACCGTTCTCTTGCGGTTGAGGACACCGGAATCGGCATCCGCAGCGACGACGTCGACCGTATTTTTGAAAAGGGCTATACCGGATATAACGGTCGGTATGACCGCCGCGCCAGCGGTCTCGGCTTATTTATGGCGAAGACTATCGCAAACGAACTCAACCTCACTTTAAGCGCCGGACGGAACCGTAAAACCGGCGCAAAGCTGATGATCGGGCTCGAAAAAGTCATCAAAGAACCCTAA